One window from the genome of Paraneptunicella aestuarii encodes:
- the serA gene encoding phosphoglycerate dehydrogenase — protein MSKISLPKDKIKILLLEGVHQSALETFKANGYSNIEYLKTSLGEEELLKIIPDVHFIGIRSRTHLTEKVLEAGKKLVGIGCFCIGTNQVDLKAAQLRGIPVFNAPFSNTRSVAELVLGEIILLLRGIPEKNADSHAGGWMKTATGSYEARGKTLGIIGYGHIGTQLSILAEHLGMHVKFYDIEDKLVLGNATQVKSLTELLKTSDVISLHVPETPQTKNMIGAAELAVMKHGAILINASRGTVVDIDALAEALSSKKLNGAAIDVFPVEPKSNNEEFVSPLREFNNVILTPHVGGSTQEAQENIGKEVASKLAKYSDNGSTVTAVNFPEVSLPEHSGCSRVLHIHKNTPGILNEINQLFAKNSINIAAQYLQTNENIGYVVIDVETAQVDIAHESLQDIEGTIKVRKLF, from the coding sequence ATGAGCAAAATTTCATTGCCCAAGGACAAAATTAAAATCTTGTTGTTGGAAGGTGTACACCAAAGTGCGCTGGAAACCTTTAAAGCAAATGGTTACAGCAATATTGAGTATCTCAAGACCTCACTTGGTGAAGAAGAACTATTAAAGATTATCCCGGATGTACATTTTATCGGTATTCGATCCCGTACTCACTTGACTGAGAAGGTTTTAGAAGCGGGTAAGAAACTGGTGGGCATCGGGTGTTTCTGTATTGGAACCAATCAGGTTGATTTAAAAGCCGCTCAGTTACGAGGCATTCCCGTATTCAACGCGCCATTTTCAAATACTCGTTCAGTAGCCGAGTTAGTGCTGGGTGAAATCATCCTGTTATTACGTGGTATTCCAGAGAAAAACGCCGACTCGCACGCTGGCGGCTGGATGAAAACAGCAACCGGTTCCTACGAAGCCCGTGGCAAAACCTTGGGTATTATTGGCTATGGTCATATCGGTACTCAGCTCAGTATTTTGGCTGAACATCTGGGTATGCACGTAAAATTTTACGATATCGAAGACAAACTGGTATTGGGTAATGCAACCCAGGTAAAGAGCCTGACCGAGTTGCTCAAAACCTCAGACGTTATCTCGCTGCATGTACCAGAAACCCCGCAAACCAAAAATATGATTGGCGCGGCTGAATTGGCGGTAATGAAGCATGGTGCAATTTTGATCAATGCCTCCAGAGGCACAGTTGTTGATATTGATGCCCTTGCAGAAGCCCTGTCCAGCAAAAAACTGAACGGCGCGGCGATTGATGTATTCCCGGTTGAACCGAAATCCAATAATGAAGAATTTGTTTCTCCGCTACGTGAATTCAACAACGTGATCCTTACGCCTCACGTGGGTGGAAGCACTCAGGAAGCGCAAGAAAACATTGGTAAAGAAGTCGCCAGCAAGCTGGCGAAGTACAGCGACAATGGGTCAACCGTTACAGCAGTTAACTTCCCGGAAGTATCACTTCCAGAACATTCAGGTTGTTCCAGAGTATTGCATATTCATAAAAATACTCCGGGGATCCTTAATGAAATCAACCAGTTGTTCGCGAAAAACAGCATTAACATTGCTGCTCAGTACCTACAAACCAATGAAAACATCGGTTATGTGGTTATTGATGTAGAAACCGCTCAAGTCGATATCGCGCACGAAAGTTTGCAAGATATCGAAGGCACGATTAAGGTTCGCAAGCTGTTTTAA
- the rpiA gene encoding ribose-5-phosphate isomerase RpiA yields MTQDDKKRAAAQAAIKYVQPGSIIGVGTGSTVNYFIEALGDLKNNIEGAVSSSDASTERLKALGIEVFDLNSVGSFDIYVDGADEITEHMHMIKGGGAALTREKIVAAVARKFVCIVDDSKQVPILGDFPLPVEVIPMARSYVARELVKLGGDPVYRQGVITDNGNVILDVHNLKILNPPELETAINQITGVVTNGIFAKRAADVAIIGTESGIQIIDPAAELNS; encoded by the coding sequence ATGACTCAAGACGACAAGAAACGCGCAGCCGCGCAAGCCGCGATTAAGTACGTGCAACCAGGCAGTATTATCGGGGTTGGTACAGGTTCTACTGTTAACTATTTCATCGAAGCACTGGGCGACTTAAAGAACAACATTGAAGGTGCCGTATCCAGTTCTGATGCCAGCACTGAAAGGCTAAAAGCCTTGGGAATTGAAGTGTTCGACCTGAACAGTGTCGGTTCTTTCGATATTTATGTGGATGGCGCTGACGAAATTACCGAGCACATGCACATGATTAAAGGTGGTGGTGCCGCTCTCACCAGAGAAAAAATCGTTGCCGCCGTCGCCAGAAAATTCGTCTGCATTGTCGACGACAGCAAACAAGTTCCCATTTTAGGTGACTTTCCACTGCCTGTTGAAGTTATCCCAATGGCACGCTCATATGTTGCCCGAGAATTGGTGAAACTGGGTGGAGATCCTGTCTACCGTCAAGGCGTTATCACAGACAATGGCAACGTGATTCTGGATGTTCATAACCTGAAAATATTGAATCCACCCGAACTGGAAACCGCCATCAATCAAATCACCGGCGTTGTCACCAATGGCATTTTTGCCAAACGTGCAGCCGACGTGGCGATTATAGGAACCGAATCAGGGATCCAGATAATAGATCCAGCGGCTGAATTAAATTCATAA
- a CDS encoding 5-formyltetrahydrofolate cyclo-ligase yields MNTIISGRIVSQDLRQQLRKAYRAKRQALSQEQQQQAAIQLLKSAQSYDLLDKFDKIALYLPNDGEISPSEILQYAWQQKTLVYLPVLHPFNKGTLLFVEYHSDSEMRPNRFDIMEPVLECHRICPVEELDAIFTPLVAFDKKGNRMGMGGGFYDRTLACLTRMPESERPEIIGVAHDCQECPAIPIANWDIPLKSILTPTRLIQG; encoded by the coding sequence ATGAACACCATTATCTCTGGGCGCATTGTGAGTCAGGATCTTCGTCAGCAACTACGAAAAGCATATAGAGCCAAACGTCAGGCGTTAAGTCAGGAACAGCAGCAGCAGGCAGCTATACAACTGTTAAAAAGTGCCCAATCGTATGACTTGTTAGACAAATTCGACAAAATTGCCCTGTACCTCCCCAATGATGGCGAAATTAGTCCCTCTGAGATTTTGCAATACGCATGGCAACAGAAAACCCTGGTGTACTTGCCCGTACTGCACCCTTTCAACAAAGGCACATTGCTTTTTGTGGAATATCACTCCGATAGTGAAATGCGTCCAAACCGCTTTGACATTATGGAGCCGGTGCTGGAATGCCATCGTATCTGCCCGGTCGAAGAGTTGGACGCAATATTTACGCCACTGGTTGCCTTCGATAAAAAAGGCAACCGCATGGGCATGGGTGGCGGATTCTATGATCGCACACTGGCCTGCCTGACAAGAATGCCAGAATCAGAACGACCTGAAATTATTGGCGTTGCCCATGATTGTCAGGAGTGCCCAGCGATTCCCATTGCGAATTGGGACATTCCACTTAAGTCTATTCTGACCCCAACTCGATTAATTCAAGGATAG